A single genomic interval of Tenuifilum sp. 4138str harbors:
- the mfd gene encoding transcription-repair coupling factor, translating to MHNIGNLESILQGYFSVSEQKFKFSERACFVKGLSGSSLSFIVAALQGSSEKPTILVFNEKEEAAYAFSDLSTLLGMDKVFFFPSSYKRSIQFNQILSEAIIQRTDVLNLLRQMGEGENQKTVIVTYSDALFEKIPLRNILKENTLTISKGERISTNFITEVLFEYGFERTDFVYEPGQFAIRGSIVDVFSYSSAMPYRIDFFGDEVESIRTFDVEDQLSRDLHQTISIIPNLQEKEQAEGAILTDELPENTTVWVKNPELVLERINQLNEIALQIDFKAQAGYASGKEFITSLQNHRIVYFGLRPPSTVRQNIEFSTSPQPAFSKNFELLADDIEQKNLNGYRVYLLSENQAQLDRLNNILHSIKPDLHFELINESIAEGFVDHSLRICLYTDHQIFDRYHKFRLKHEFTRRDALTMQELVNLQPGDYVVHIDHGIGVFGGLVKTEVNGRLQEAIRLIYQDNDTLLVNIHNLHKISKYRGKDAEPPKVYKLGSGAWQKLKQRTKSKIKDIAKDLIALYAKRKAQKGFAFSPDTYMQQELEASFIYEDTPDQQKATQAVKLDMEDERPMDRLVCGDVGFGKTEVAIRAAFKAVADSKQVAVLVPTTILALQHYRTFTSRLNGFPCNVEFISRMKSAAQQREIRQRLKEGKIDILIGTHSILKEASNFKDLGLLIVDEEQKFGVAAKEKIRQFKLNVDTLTLTATPIPRTLQFSLLGARDLSIINTPPPNRYPIQTELHVFNTAIIKEAIEYEVSRGGQVFFVHNRVQNIGEVQIMLHKIVPKIRTAVAHGQMEPSKLESIMLDFINGDYDVLISTAIIESGLDIPNANTIIINNAHMFGLSDLHQLRGRVGRSNKKAFCYLLAPPLESLTPEARRRLKAIEEFSELGSGFSIAMQDLDIRGAGNLLGAEQSGFISEIGYETYQRILDEAIQELKETDFRDLFSTQQAETRTDKWVGSNTDCQVETDLEVLIPDYYVSNTAERIKLYRELDSIKNPKELEVFTSELRDRFGPIPDPVIELMSIVRLRWIAVELGIEKIILKNGKAHAYFITNQLSPFYRTSTFERIINYILRNPGIFSMKEGNEKLILTIKDVKGVGKAIDILQQMLDNVR from the coding sequence TTGCACAACATAGGAAATCTAGAATCAATATTACAAGGTTATTTCTCAGTATCGGAACAAAAATTCAAGTTCTCCGAGAGGGCTTGTTTTGTAAAGGGATTATCGGGTTCTTCCTTAAGTTTTATTGTTGCTGCACTACAGGGCTCCTCTGAAAAGCCTACTATTCTGGTTTTTAACGAGAAAGAGGAGGCCGCATATGCATTCTCCGATCTTTCCACATTGCTTGGAATGGATAAGGTATTCTTTTTTCCATCCTCGTACAAAAGGTCAATACAGTTCAATCAGATTCTTTCTGAGGCCATAATCCAACGCACCGATGTCTTGAACCTCTTGCGGCAAATGGGTGAGGGTGAAAACCAAAAAACGGTAATAGTAACCTATAGCGATGCGCTTTTTGAAAAAATCCCCCTTAGGAATATTCTGAAGGAGAATACTTTAACAATATCGAAAGGCGAAAGGATATCAACCAATTTCATTACTGAGGTTCTTTTTGAGTATGGTTTTGAACGAACCGATTTCGTTTATGAACCGGGTCAGTTTGCCATAAGAGGAAGCATTGTTGATGTTTTCTCGTACTCGTCGGCAATGCCTTACCGTATCGATTTTTTTGGTGATGAGGTTGAGTCCATACGAACCTTTGACGTGGAGGATCAGCTCTCACGCGACTTACATCAAACCATTTCAATAATTCCTAACCTACAGGAAAAGGAGCAAGCTGAAGGTGCTATCTTAACCGATGAGTTACCAGAGAATACAACGGTGTGGGTTAAGAACCCTGAGCTGGTGCTTGAAAGGATAAACCAGCTAAACGAGATAGCATTACAGATTGATTTTAAGGCTCAAGCGGGATATGCTTCTGGCAAGGAGTTTATTACCTCACTTCAGAACCATCGGATAGTTTACTTTGGTTTAAGGCCACCCTCAACGGTACGCCAAAACATTGAATTTTCAACCTCACCTCAGCCTGCATTCTCAAAAAACTTTGAGCTGCTGGCCGATGATATAGAGCAAAAAAATTTAAATGGTTACAGGGTTTATCTGCTGTCCGAGAATCAGGCTCAGCTCGATAGGCTCAACAACATTTTACATTCCATAAAGCCCGACCTGCACTTTGAGCTAATTAACGAGAGCATTGCGGAGGGTTTTGTTGACCACAGTTTGAGGATTTGCCTCTACACCGATCACCAAATCTTTGACCGTTACCATAAGTTCCGTTTAAAACACGAATTTACCCGTCGCGATGCGCTCACCATGCAGGAACTGGTAAACCTGCAACCGGGCGATTATGTGGTACACATCGATCATGGAATTGGAGTTTTTGGAGGTTTGGTAAAAACCGAGGTAAATGGAAGACTACAGGAGGCAATTCGGCTTATCTATCAGGATAACGACACATTGCTTGTAAACATTCATAATCTCCATAAAATATCCAAGTATCGCGGTAAGGATGCTGAACCACCAAAGGTTTACAAGCTAGGGTCGGGGGCTTGGCAAAAGTTGAAACAGCGCACCAAGAGCAAAATAAAGGATATTGCAAAGGACCTTATTGCGCTTTATGCCAAGCGAAAGGCTCAGAAGGGTTTTGCTTTCTCGCCCGATACCTACATGCAGCAGGAGCTTGAGGCCTCATTTATATACGAGGATACCCCTGACCAGCAGAAAGCAACCCAGGCCGTTAAGCTTGACATGGAGGACGAACGCCCAATGGATAGGCTTGTGTGTGGCGATGTTGGTTTTGGTAAAACCGAGGTGGCTATTAGAGCCGCATTCAAAGCAGTTGCCGATAGCAAGCAGGTGGCCGTACTGGTGCCAACTACCATACTAGCATTACAGCATTACAGAACCTTTACATCCAGACTCAATGGGTTTCCCTGCAATGTTGAGTTTATTAGCAGGATGAAATCTGCCGCCCAGCAGCGTGAAATTAGGCAACGATTAAAAGAAGGTAAAATTGATATACTTATTGGTACGCATTCCATACTTAAGGAAGCATCTAATTTTAAAGATTTAGGGTTACTTATTGTTGATGAGGAGCAAAAGTTTGGCGTAGCCGCAAAGGAAAAAATAAGGCAGTTCAAGCTGAATGTCGATACTTTAACCTTAACGGCAACACCTATTCCGCGAACTTTGCAATTCTCACTGTTGGGAGCCCGGGACCTGTCGATAATCAACACCCCCCCACCTAATAGGTATCCCATTCAAACCGAGTTGCATGTTTTTAACACAGCAATAATAAAGGAAGCAATTGAATATGAGGTTTCCAGGGGAGGGCAGGTGTTTTTTGTACATAACCGAGTTCAAAACATTGGTGAGGTGCAGATAATGCTGCACAAGATAGTACCCAAAATTAGAACTGCCGTTGCTCACGGCCAAATGGAGCCATCGAAGCTTGAAAGCATTATGCTCGATTTTATAAATGGCGATTACGATGTGCTTATCTCAACAGCTATCATTGAGTCAGGGCTCGATATTCCAAATGCTAACACCATTATAATAAATAATGCCCACATGTTTGGGCTAAGCGATTTGCATCAGCTACGCGGAAGGGTAGGCCGTTCAAACAAAAAGGCTTTTTGCTACCTGTTGGCCCCTCCGCTCGAATCGCTAACACCTGAAGCGAGGCGGAGGTTAAAAGCCATTGAGGAGTTCTCAGAGCTGGGAAGCGGTTTCAGCATTGCCATGCAGGATTTGGATATTAGAGGTGCTGGAAACCTACTTGGTGCTGAACAGAGCGGTTTTATCTCAGAAATTGGTTACGAAACCTACCAGCGAATACTCGATGAGGCAATTCAGGAGCTAAAGGAAACCGACTTTCGTGATCTATTTTCAACCCAACAGGCTGAAACTAGAACCGATAAATGGGTAGGTAGCAATACCGATTGTCAGGTTGAAACTGACCTTGAGGTTTTAATCCCCGATTACTACGTTTCAAATACTGCCGAGCGAATAAAACTCTACAGAGAACTTGATTCCATTAAAAACCCAAAGGAACTTGAAGTATTTACCAGCGAGCTTCGCGATAGGTTTGGCCCAATTCCCGATCCTGTTATTGAGTTGATGAGCATTGTGAGGTTACGATGGATAGCTGTAGAATTGGGAATAGAAAAGATTATTCTCAAAAACGGTAAAGCTCACGCCTACTTTATTACCAATCAGCTATCGCCGTTTTACAGAACATCTACCTTTGAACGAATCATTAACTATATTTTGCGTAACCCAGGAATTTTTTCCATGAAAGAGGGTAACGAAAAGCTCATTTTAACCATTAAGGACGTAAAAGGAGTAGGTAAGGCTATTGATATTCTACAACAAATGCTCGATAATGTCCGTTAG
- a CDS encoding tetratricopeptide repeat protein, whose protein sequence is MKFRSYIRLFAGVLLVTVSTSAIAQSYLENPKYGPDEETRKECAKNLSLYGTFYKHNNYKDAYKPWQNVIRICPAASINTYIRGVRLLKARYEEVADPAQKKALVDSLMMIYDLRITHFNKKGMVLGQKAEDLFTLAPDRYEEAFNIAKEAISIEKANSNPSTLFAYVSIAKVMYDNQKLTADQVIELYSQVSDYIDAQATANPNDDKAKQAKDGIDAIFAGMGVANCDNIIALFEPRFKATPEDVNLCKKIRSLMSANRCTSHPLYLNASIQIFKSEPNADLALDIARLQYEAKNAREAEKYYNEAINLESAVEKRANIYYELALLTFTELKNLPKAREIALKAIEENPNMGKAYKLIGDIYASERNCGSNDFEKKTVYWAAVDKYIKAKQVDPELTDAMDNLINTYSQYYPSKEDIFFYDLKVGDSYTVGCWINERTTVRDRK, encoded by the coding sequence ATGAAGTTCAGAAGTTACATTAGGTTATTTGCAGGTGTTTTACTTGTTACTGTAAGCACTTCCGCTATTGCACAGTCGTACCTTGAGAATCCAAAGTATGGGCCCGATGAGGAAACCCGGAAAGAATGTGCTAAAAACCTATCGCTTTACGGGACATTCTACAAGCATAACAACTATAAGGATGCCTATAAACCTTGGCAGAATGTTATTAGGATTTGTCCCGCAGCCAGTATTAACACATACATTAGAGGAGTAAGGCTATTAAAAGCACGTTACGAGGAGGTTGCTGATCCTGCCCAGAAGAAGGCCTTAGTTGACTCACTGATGATGATTTACGACCTCCGAATTACCCATTTTAATAAAAAGGGTATGGTGCTTGGCCAGAAGGCTGAAGACCTATTTACCCTTGCGCCGGACCGTTACGAGGAGGCCTTTAACATTGCCAAGGAGGCTATTAGCATTGAAAAGGCTAATTCAAACCCATCAACACTCTTTGCATATGTTTCAATTGCAAAGGTTATGTACGATAACCAAAAGTTGACTGCCGATCAGGTAATTGAACTTTACTCACAGGTGAGCGACTATATTGATGCTCAGGCAACAGCCAACCCCAACGATGATAAAGCAAAACAGGCTAAGGATGGAATTGATGCTATTTTTGCAGGCATGGGTGTAGCTAACTGCGATAACATTATTGCTCTTTTTGAGCCCCGTTTTAAGGCAACTCCAGAGGATGTAAACCTTTGCAAAAAAATTCGCTCGCTGATGTCGGCAAATAGGTGCACTAGCCACCCACTATACTTAAATGCAAGCATACAAATTTTTAAGAGTGAACCAAATGCTGATTTAGCCCTTGATATTGCCAGGCTGCAGTACGAAGCAAAGAATGCACGGGAGGCAGAAAAGTACTACAATGAGGCAATTAACCTTGAGTCGGCTGTAGAAAAGAGAGCCAACATTTACTATGAACTCGCACTGCTCACTTTCACTGAACTTAAGAATTTGCCCAAAGCCAGAGAAATTGCATTAAAGGCCATTGAGGAAAATCCCAACATGGGTAAAGCATATAAGCTGATTGGCGATATTTATGCCAGCGAGCGCAACTGTGGTAGCAACGATTTTGAAAAGAAGACCGTTTACTGGGCTGCAGTGGATAAATACATTAAGGCAAAGCAGGTTGATCCTGAACTTACCGATGCGATGGATAACCTTATAAACACTTACAGCCAGTACTACCCCTCAAAAGAGGACATCTTCTTCTACGATTTAAAGGTTGGCGATTCATACACAGTAGGATGCTGGATTAATGAGCGTACAACTGTAAGGGATAGAAAGTAA
- a CDS encoding type III pantothenate kinase, which produces MNLIIDIGNTLSKVAIADGKEVRFFQSFHELDIDDLMPIINDFKPEKCIVSAVGKIPVNTLVWLRQNLPVHIAGANTNIPLKNEYSTPETLGFDRLALAVGANYLFPNQNVLVIDAGTAITYDLVTGEGIYKGGAISPGLRLRFKALNDYTAKLPLIEHFKIVDIVGTSTVECISSGVINGTVLEIEGYVGKINSIYEGCAVVLTGGDANFLANMLKNSIFVNPFLMVIGLNRILEFNV; this is translated from the coding sequence ATGAACCTAATTATTGATATAGGAAATACTTTAAGCAAGGTTGCCATAGCCGATGGAAAGGAAGTAAGATTTTTCCAGAGTTTTCATGAGCTTGATATTGACGATTTAATGCCAATCATTAATGATTTTAAGCCCGAGAAATGCATTGTTTCGGCTGTTGGTAAAATACCCGTAAACACCTTGGTATGGTTAAGGCAAAACTTGCCTGTACATATTGCCGGTGCAAATACTAATATCCCCCTAAAAAACGAATACTCTACCCCCGAAACCTTGGGTTTCGACAGGCTTGCGCTGGCGGTTGGCGCAAATTACCTTTTCCCGAACCAGAACGTTTTAGTAATTGATGCTGGAACAGCCATAACCTACGATTTGGTTACTGGTGAAGGGATATACAAGGGAGGCGCCATATCGCCTGGGTTGCGTTTACGATTTAAGGCACTTAACGACTATACTGCTAAGTTACCGTTAATTGAGCACTTTAAAATTGTTGATATTGTTGGAACATCAACGGTTGAATGTATTAGTTCCGGAGTAATTAATGGAACTGTTCTGGAAATTGAGGGTTATGTCGGAAAAATTAACTCAATTTATGAGGGTTGTGCTGTGGTTTTAACAGGTGGCGATGCAAATTTCTTGGCTAATATGTTAAAAAATAGCATATTTGTGAACCCATTTTTAATGGTAATAGGTTTAAACAGAATACTTGAATTCAATGTATAG
- the aspS gene encoding aspartate--tRNA ligase produces MYRSHTCGELRVAHVGSSVTLSGWVQRIRNLGAMTFIDLRDRYGITQVVIDESCPSPVKEMVKELGREYVIQISGEVVERASKNSKLPTGDIEVRANMIKVLNASDIPPFTIEDDTDGGDELRMKFRYLDLRRNPVKNALLLRHRMAQEVRKYLDMQGFIEVETPFLIKSTPEGARDFVVPSRIHPGEFYALPQSPQTFKQLLMVAGFDKYFQIVKCFRDEDLRADRQPEFTQIDCEMSFVERDDVLNTFEGLIKHLFANVKGINFTEPFQRMPYSLAMEKYGSDKPDLRFGMEFVELSSIVKGKGFKVFDDAEYVGAICANGCAGYTRKQLDELTEFVKRPQVGASGLVYIRFADDGIKSTVDKFYSPDDLMAIANAMGAKQGDLILILAGPKKKTLSALCELRLEMGNRLGLRSKEVFVPLWVVDFPLLEWDDEAQRFFAMHHPFTSPNPEDIHLFKTDPGRIRANAYDLVINGVEIGGGSIRIFDRELQQAMFDALGFTKEEAEKQFGFLLNAFRYGAPPHGGIAFGFDRLCSLFGGSDSIRDYIAFPKNNAGRDVMIDSPSTISQQQLDELSIQIKKNN; encoded by the coding sequence ATGTACAGATCACATACTTGCGGAGAGCTTAGAGTTGCTCATGTGGGCAGCAGCGTTACCCTGAGCGGATGGGTACAACGTATTCGTAACCTTGGTGCAATGACCTTTATTGACCTTAGGGATAGGTATGGAATTACCCAGGTTGTTATTGACGAAAGTTGTCCCAGCCCTGTTAAAGAGATGGTAAAGGAACTTGGTCGTGAATATGTTATTCAGATTTCGGGCGAGGTGGTGGAGCGCGCCAGCAAGAACAGTAAGTTGCCAACTGGCGATATTGAGGTTCGGGCTAACATGATTAAGGTGCTTAATGCCAGCGATATTCCTCCTTTCACCATTGAAGATGATACCGACGGTGGCGATGAGCTTAGAATGAAGTTCCGTTACCTCGATTTGCGTCGGAATCCGGTTAAGAATGCTCTTTTGCTTCGTCATAGAATGGCACAAGAGGTTCGTAAATACCTCGACATGCAAGGATTTATTGAGGTGGAAACGCCGTTCCTTATCAAATCTACACCTGAAGGGGCTCGTGACTTTGTAGTTCCATCACGTATTCATCCAGGGGAGTTCTACGCATTGCCTCAATCGCCCCAAACGTTTAAGCAGCTACTAATGGTAGCCGGTTTTGACAAGTATTTTCAGATTGTAAAGTGTTTTCGCGACGAAGATTTACGTGCCGACAGGCAGCCAGAGTTCACACAGATTGATTGCGAGATGTCGTTTGTGGAACGCGATGACGTTCTCAACACCTTTGAGGGGTTAATCAAACACCTTTTCGCAAATGTAAAGGGTATCAATTTTACTGAACCCTTCCAACGTATGCCTTACAGCTTGGCAATGGAAAAATATGGTTCCGATAAGCCCGACCTGCGCTTTGGGATGGAGTTTGTGGAGCTAAGCTCGATTGTTAAGGGTAAAGGGTTTAAGGTTTTTGACGATGCTGAGTATGTTGGTGCAATCTGTGCCAATGGGTGTGCAGGTTATACCCGTAAACAGCTCGATGAGCTTACAGAGTTTGTGAAACGTCCTCAGGTTGGCGCCAGCGGCCTTGTTTACATTCGCTTTGCCGACGATGGAATAAAATCGACAGTTGATAAGTTTTACTCACCCGACGATTTAATGGCAATAGCCAATGCCATGGGAGCCAAACAGGGCGACCTTATTCTAATTTTGGCTGGTCCAAAAAAGAAAACGCTCTCCGCTCTTTGTGAGTTAAGGCTTGAGATGGGCAATAGGCTTGGCCTAAGGTCAAAGGAAGTGTTTGTTCCCCTTTGGGTTGTTGATTTCCCACTACTGGAGTGGGACGACGAGGCACAGCGTTTCTTTGCCATGCACCATCCTTTCACATCGCCAAATCCAGAGGATATTCATCTGTTTAAAACAGATCCCGGAAGAATAAGGGCAAATGCTTACGACTTAGTTATTAATGGAGTTGAAATTGGTGGTGGTTCAATAAGAATCTTTGATAGGGAATTGCAGCAAGCTATGTTCGATGCGCTTGGCTTTACCAAGGAGGAGGCCGAGAAACAGTTTGGGTTCCTGCTTAATGCCTTTAGGTACGGCGCACCTCCGCACGGAGGTATTGCCTTTGGTTTCGATAGGCTTTGCTCGCTTTTTGGTGGCAGCGACTCTATTCGTGATTACATAGCATTCCCTAAAAACAATGCAGGCCGCGATGTGATGATCGATTCCCCTTCCACTATCAGCCAGCAACAGCTCGATGAGCTATCCATTCAGATAAAAAAGAACAACTAG
- the lptC gene encoding LPS export ABC transporter periplasmic protein LptC: MIRLNKKVLKNIVVLTLVGATSLFLVSCKGDSEAIVYLSDIKTTPGVTAYNSEVVYTEGGKVVLKVIAPETVYYQFADEPYTEFPKGITVYTYDNELKQESSLTANYAIYYEKKLLWQAKNNVVAKNRKGEQLYTEELYWDQNKRIIYTNVNVKINSVSGIIYGKGMIADENFDNWEVKEPYDGEFEVDQQ, translated from the coding sequence ATGATTAGGTTAAACAAAAAGGTATTAAAGAATATAGTAGTCCTCACCCTGGTGGGGGCTACTTCTTTATTTCTCGTTTCTTGTAAGGGTGATTCTGAGGCAATAGTTTACCTTTCCGATATCAAAACCACACCCGGTGTTACTGCCTATAATTCAGAGGTAGTTTACACTGAGGGGGGAAAAGTGGTTTTAAAAGTAATAGCCCCCGAAACGGTTTACTACCAGTTTGCCGATGAGCCCTACACCGAGTTTCCCAAAGGGATAACGGTTTACACTTACGATAATGAGTTAAAGCAGGAGTCGAGCCTTACCGCAAACTATGCCATTTACTACGAAAAGAAATTGCTTTGGCAGGCAAAGAACAACGTAGTGGCTAAAAACAGGAAGGGCGAACAGCTTTACACGGAAGAACTTTACTGGGATCAGAATAAACGCATCATTTATACTAACGTTAATGTTAAAATTAATAGCGTTAGTGGCATTATATATGGAAAGGGAATGATTGCCGATGAGAATTTTGATAACTGGGAAGTTAAAGAGCCCTACGATGGCGAGTTTGAGGTTGACCAGCAATAA
- a CDS encoding Cof-type HAD-IIB family hydrolase, whose amino-acid sequence MSNKFRIVFSDVDGTLLNKNRELSSATIFQIRKLTQHNIPFVMVSARMPAGMIHLYREVPMDNPAICYNGALILKSIEDGINGNNKLFSTSIGYSVAKTVYSICHKFDLHFSLYSNNQWFASKNDEWRLREENNTKVKATIYSNMEYKISELENEQQHIHKLMVMGESMLIDALHNHLVSQFTGKINIYRSKDTYIEITPASINKAAGCLILLNHLKHKPEQAIAFGDNFNDTEMLQTVSLGVAMGNSPAEVKEKAKMVAPANIDDGVARTLETIFKFA is encoded by the coding sequence ATGTCAAATAAATTCCGAATAGTTTTTTCCGATGTTGACGGAACCCTTCTCAACAAAAATCGCGAACTTTCATCAGCTACAATCTTTCAAATCCGTAAACTTACACAGCATAATATTCCTTTCGTAATGGTATCGGCACGAATGCCAGCAGGCATGATTCACCTGTATAGAGAGGTGCCAATGGACAACCCTGCAATTTGTTACAACGGCGCCCTTATTCTGAAATCAATTGAAGATGGAATTAATGGTAATAACAAGCTCTTTTCAACATCAATTGGTTACAGTGTTGCAAAAACGGTTTACAGCATCTGCCATAAATTTGATTTGCACTTCAGCCTTTACTCCAACAACCAGTGGTTTGCATCAAAAAACGACGAATGGCGTTTACGCGAGGAGAACAACACTAAGGTAAAAGCAACAATTTACTCCAACATGGAGTATAAAATTAGCGAGCTGGAAAATGAACAGCAGCACATCCACAAGCTAATGGTGATGGGCGAGAGCATGCTAATCGACGCTTTACATAACCATCTGGTAAGCCAGTTTACTGGTAAAATCAATATTTACCGTTCAAAGGATACTTATATCGAAATAACCCCTGCAAGCATCAATAAGGCAGCTGGATGCCTTATCCTTTTAAACCATCTCAAACATAAGCCTGAACAGGCAATTGCATTTGGCGATAACTTTAACGATACTGAAATGCTGCAAACGGTTAGCTTGGGTGTTGCAATGGGAAATTCGCCAGCAGAGGTTAAGGAGAAAGCCAAAATGGTTGCCCCGGCAAATATCGACGATGGGGTTGCCAGAACCCTTGAAACCATATTCAAATTTGCATAG
- a CDS encoding tetratricopeptide repeat protein, translated as MRVRFVKHFLLGIFAIGAVSVSGQSINDAIQAYNNAATVYKQDPEKALKDIQSALQIAEQLGEEGAETKQKCEELIPTIYFQAAMAKYKAKDLQATLDNLEKAEEAAIKYNDGAVKSRVEKTMPKLYNVLGNNLFKENKFEEAITNYGKAIKLDPNFIDPYLGTALAYEGLNNEEKMVEFLDLTIDMGGKANDATNVEKAKTKGKAYFLKKADEARNANKLNDVVKLLDMALKYDGDDYDIYRLMTINYSKLERWSDAIEYGNKALELVKGTAEDKAELYFLIAGAYHKLNKISDACAAYKNAAFGTFKPNADYQIQQLKCQ; from the coding sequence ATGAGAGTTAGATTTGTGAAACATTTTTTGCTGGGCATTTTTGCAATTGGTGCCGTTTCAGTTAGCGGACAAAGCATTAACGATGCCATTCAGGCATACAACAACGCCGCTACCGTTTACAAGCAGGATCCTGAAAAAGCGTTGAAGGATATTCAATCTGCACTTCAAATTGCTGAACAGCTGGGAGAGGAAGGTGCTGAAACCAAGCAAAAGTGCGAGGAGTTAATTCCTACCATTTACTTTCAGGCTGCAATGGCTAAATACAAAGCTAAAGATTTGCAAGCCACACTCGACAACCTTGAAAAGGCAGAGGAAGCTGCTATAAAGTACAACGATGGTGCAGTAAAAAGCCGCGTTGAAAAAACAATGCCAAAACTATACAATGTTCTTGGCAATAACCTTTTCAAGGAAAACAAGTTTGAGGAAGCCATAACCAATTATGGCAAAGCCATTAAGCTCGACCCCAACTTTATCGACCCATACCTTGGCACAGCCCTTGCTTACGAGGGTCTTAATAACGAAGAAAAAATGGTTGAGTTCCTTGACCTTACCATTGATATGGGAGGCAAGGCAAACGATGCCACCAATGTTGAAAAGGCTAAAACTAAAGGGAAAGCTTACTTCCTCAAAAAAGCCGATGAGGCCCGTAATGCCAATAAACTTAACGATGTGGTTAAGCTACTTGATATGGCCTTGAAGTACGATGGCGACGATTACGATATTTATCGCCTTATGACCATCAACTACAGCAAGCTCGAGCGTTGGAGCGATGCCATTGAGTACGGCAACAAGGCTCTTGAACTTGTTAAAGGAACCGCTGAGGATAAGGCTGAGCTTTATTTCCTAATTGCTGGTGCCTACCATAAGCTCAATAAAATCAGCGATGCTTGCGCTGCATACAAGAATGCTGCATTTGGCACATTCAAGCCCAATGCCGATTACCAGATTCAACAGCTAAAATGCCAGTAA
- a CDS encoding LPXTG cell wall anchor domain-containing protein, with amino-acid sequence MNKLAFILELIWLALALFCLGMGIWATYKTGFSNSYMFFVMALVALLMYFLRRSRRKKMENQQ; translated from the coding sequence ATGAATAAGTTGGCATTTATCCTAGAGTTAATCTGGCTTGCCCTTGCTCTATTTTGCTTGGGTATGGGAATTTGGGCTACCTACAAAACTGGATTTAGCAACAGCTACATGTTTTTTGTAATGGCTTTAGTTGCTTTACTTATGTATTTTTTGCGACGAAGCAGGCGAAAGAAAATGGAGAACCAACAGTAA
- a CDS encoding nucleoside deaminase codes for MENSKKHEFFMREALKEAQKALLKDEVPIGAVIVCNDRIISRAHNLTETLGDPTAHAEMQAITAATNYLGGKYLNQCTLYVTIEPCPMCAGAMYWAQLGELVYGATDPKRGFSIIASKTLHPKTKVISGVLALECSSIVSTFFNRKR; via the coding sequence ATGGAAAACTCAAAAAAACACGAATTTTTCATGCGCGAGGCTCTTAAAGAAGCCCAAAAAGCCCTGCTTAAGGATGAGGTGCCCATTGGGGCAGTTATTGTTTGTAACGATAGAATAATATCCAGAGCGCATAATCTAACTGAAACTCTCGGCGACCCCACTGCTCATGCCGAAATGCAAGCCATTACTGCTGCCACAAACTATTTGGGCGGTAAGTACCTAAACCAATGTACCCTTTATGTTACCATTGAACCCTGCCCCATGTGTGCTGGCGCAATGTACTGGGCACAGCTTGGCGAACTGGTTTACGGGGCAACCGACCCCAAACGAGGATTCTCAATAATTGCAAGTAAAACGCTACACCCAAAAACAAAAGTTATTTCTGGAGTGCTTGCCCTTGAATGTTCATCAATTGTTAGCACATTTTTTAACAGAAAAAGATAA